Part of the Natronobacterium gregoryi SP2 genome, AGAGCGCGACGTAGACGATCGTGACGCCCATGAACAGGATCACGCCGGCCTCGTAGGAGAGGCCGAGGATGTACTGGGCCATCAGTCCCATCCCGCTGCCCTGACCGATCGCGTAGACGAACGCGATCACGAGCGTGACGAACGCCGCGATACCGCGTGCGTAGTTGGAGTAGAATCTGTCACCGACGAAGTCCGGTGCCGTGTACTTACCGAATCGACGGAACTGTGCGGCCATGAAGATGAGCAGGATGAAGTACCCCGTCGTCCAGCCGACGACGAATCCGAGCCCGTAGTAGCCTGCCGTCGCGATCAGCGCGGCGACGCCGAGATACGACGCGGCGCTCATCCAGTTTGCACCGATCGCCATCCCGTTCTCGATGGCACCGATCGAACGACCAGCGACCCAGAGGTCGTCGACCGCCGCGACGCGGAAGAAGTATCCGACGCCGAGGAACAGCACCATCATCGCGACGATAGTCAGCGCCGGAATCGCCTTGAACCCGATGTCGACTGCCGTCTCGTACTGGAGTGTGACCGGCTCTATCATCGTTCACCTCCGTCAGTGGCTGCCTGTGTGCCAGTGCCAGACTCGTCTTCGGTCTCGTGTGTGATGCCGTACTTCTCGTCGAGTCGATCACGATACCAGGCGTAGACGGCCGACAGCACCAGTGCACCGGCCGGCGCGACGATCGCGGTCAGGAAGAAACTCAACGGGTAGCCGTCGAGAACCCGCGTTTCGAACATGAAGTCCGTCGCGAAGTAACTCGCGACCGCCGGACCGAAGACGACCACGAGCCAGACCGCAAACAGCCCGAAGATCATCTTCAGGTTGTCCCGCATGAAC contains:
- a CDS encoding DUF4212 domain-containing protein, which encodes MVNDNTETDGGTATVSESGQSVEYLEKEINLFKPATPFMRDNLKMIFGLFAVWLVVVFGPAVASYFATDFMFETRVLDGYPLSFFLTAIVAPAGALVLSAVYAWYRDRLDEKYGITHETEDESGTGTQAATDGGER